The genomic window ATCTATTTAGCGCATTCTACGATGTATCGATCAAGTGGTTACCGGACGATGCTAATGCCGCCACTTTTCTGCTCGTAAGGCAAATCTGTTCAGTATTCATGTTGTTGCCCGTGTGGCTATATGCGCAAAGGCCAATGACCACACATATTTCAGTTCACCTTTGGCGTGCCAACATAGGCTCAGTTGGCGCGCTATTTTTAATTATCGGTTTAATGGCGCTGCCGCTCGCCACTGTGAGTTCGTTGTTTTACTCGGCGCCCTTGATGATTATGCTAATGGGCTATTGGTTTCTTAAGGAACGCATTACCACTGGGCAGGTCATCTGCGCCTTATTGGGCTTCGTTGGGATCTTGATTATCCTGCGCCCAAGCGAGATGAATTGGTTTGGTCTGGCGGTATTGTTTTCGGCTTTTACCTTTGCGGTGAATCAACTTACCTTAAAAAAGGTGCCAAATACTGAGCATCCAGTGCTCACCCTTATGCTGTATAACTTGCTCGGCATTCCGGCCACATTATTGATCGCCGCCTTCCAAGGCTTGCAGGGGATGAGTTGGGGATTACTCGGTATAGCCTTACTCAGCAACGCATTTTTATTAATTTACCATTGGTTTTGCGTGCTTGCTTACCGTAAGGCGCAGGCGAGTGATATTGCGATAGCGGAATATACTGGATTGTTATTTATCGTATTTTTGGGTTGGTTGCTGTTCGATGAATGGCTGGATAGCTTGAGTTGGGTCGGTGCCGCGTTAATTGTATTACCGTCGTTATTTTTACCTTGGATAGGAATGCTATTGGCCCAGCAGCCTAAGGTTATCGAGCGTTTGCGAGCCGAGCCCTTAGCGATTGAGGGCGTAGAGGGCGAGCCTAAGCGTTAATCGCTTAGGCTTAACCGAGATTATTCGACGTATTCGAAGACTTTAACCACTTTACGCACGCCCGCAGTATTACGGGCGATATCGACGGCTAAATCTGCCTGTGAGCGGTGGATAAGCCCAAGCAGGAAGACCTCTCCATTTTCAGTGATCACTTTGATGCGGGTAACATCCAAATCTTTCTCGTTGAGCATGCGCCCCTTTACCTTAGTCGTGACCCAAGTGTCATTGCTGCGGGTAGTAAAGGAGGTGGGATTACCGATACGGATTTGATTGTGGATCTTGCCGCCAAGCTTAAGATCCTGCACGACTTTAATCGCCTTGTCCCTGAGCATAGAGTTTGGAGCTTGGCCTATCATAAGCACATTGCCATTCACCGATACACCCGTGATATTGGTGAGTTTTTTAAGATCTTCTTGCTCCAGCAGTGCGCTAGTGATCTTAAAATCCGTGTTGGTGTCATCGAGCTGAGTTTTTACGGTACGCTCATCATTGGCCATCACAGCGCCGCCCACTGCGCCCACCATAACGGCACCAGCACAGCCCTGCAGCAGCAAGCAAACCATTAATAACGGGGCAACGTGCCTCATTGTTGCTCATCCTGTGGGAAAAGCGTGCGGTCGATATTGTCACACAGGCAATGGATCACCAGCAGATGCACTTCTTGAATACGGGCCGTGACATTGGAAGGCACACGGATTTCTACATCGCCAACACTCAATAAGCCCGCCATCGCGCCGCCATCTTTACCCGTGAGGGCGACTATGGTCATATCGCGGCTGAGAGCCGCTTCCATGGCTTTGATCACGTTGCCAGAATTACCGCTGGTGGAGATGGCCAGTAGAATGTCACCAGGTTGACCTAAGGCTAAGATTTGCTTTGAGAAAATCTCATTATAGCTATAGTCATTCGCAATGGCTGTGATGGTCGATGTGTCGGTTGACAGGGCAATGGCTGGCAATGGTGGACGCTCAATCTCGTAGCGGTTTAATAGCTCGGCCGAGAAGTGCTGCGCATCGCCGGCACTGCCGCCGTTGCCACAGGCGAGGATTTTATTGCCGCCCAAAAGACAGTGCACCATCATTTCGGCCGCTTTGGCGATGGATTCTGGCAGTGCTTCGGCTGCATCGATTTTAGTCTGGATAGATTCAGTAAAGCTGTCTTTAATGCGTTCTAACATGGATACATCCTTTCAGGATAAAGTGTTGCTATCATGCCATATTTCCACTGGGGAGTTGAGGCATAAGCGTTAAAAAATAATTCATCTGTCACGTTCAAAAGGCATCGACCAGCCAATGGATTTGCCCTTCATCCATGGCGATAACATCAAAACGGCAGGGGACGTCGAGTCGTTGAATTTGCAAATAATGGCTGGCAGCCTTACGAATTCGACCGATTTGGGCCTTGCTCAATGCCTGTAATGCGCCACCAAATTGGTTTGCCGAGCGGAATTTCACCTCAACAAAAACCCAATACTTCTGATGGCGCATCACTAAATCAATTTCACCGAAGGGATAGCGGACATTGCGCTCGACAAAAGTTAACCCTTGTTGTTCAAGGTAACGTTGGGCGAGTGTTTCTGCCTGCTGTCCAGGTGTCATAGTTGACGAAAACTGCCTCTCTGATAACGTCCCCAGCTCAATTGGCGGTTGAGAACTCCATCGGGATTAACCGATAAGACACCGCTACGGCCATTAAACTGGAAGCCAGGGAATGAGCGCATTTGGGCGAGTTTGCTGATCAAATCCATTGCGTCATAACCCATGATAAACAAGCGTTTTTGACCGTTATTCCAGCCTGACCATAGGGTATTAACCATCAGGTTTTCTTCGCTATTTTGCATTAGCCAAGGGGCATCACTCATGGTTAAGTTATTTAAATCCTGCGCAGTTTGGCTCGATTCATTATCGATACGGCTACGGCTAGATGTGTACAAAGGCACTGGCTGAGTAAAGACGCTAAAGTTGACATCGATAAAGGCTTTTAGCAGGGTTAACTCCTGCGGCGTCGAGATCATATAAATGGCATC from Shewanella putrefaciens includes these protein-coding regions:
- a CDS encoding DMT family transporter; protein product: MQRPIVIGLILLIVGNLFSAFYDVSIKWLPDDANAATFLLVRQICSVFMLLPVWLYAQRPMTTHISVHLWRANIGSVGALFLIIGLMALPLATVSSLFYSAPLMIMLMGYWFLKERITTGQVICALLGFVGILIILRPSEMNWFGLAVLFSAFTFAVNQLTLKKVPNTEHPVLTLMLYNLLGIPATLLIAAFQGLQGMSWGLLGIALLSNAFLLIYHWFCVLAYRKAQASDIAIAEYTGLLFIVFLGWLLFDEWLDSLSWVGAALIVLPSLFLPWIGMLLAQQPKVIERLRAEPLAIEGVEGEPKR
- the dolP gene encoding division/outer membrane stress-associated lipid-binding lipoprotein, whose product is MRHVAPLLMVCLLLQGCAGAVMVGAVGGAVMANDERTVKTQLDDTNTDFKITSALLEQEDLKKLTNITGVSVNGNVLMIGQAPNSMLRDKAIKVVQDLKLGGKIHNQIRIGNPTSFTTRSNDTWVTTKVKGRMLNEKDLDVTRIKVITENGEVFLLGLIHRSQADLAVDIARNTAGVRKVVKVFEYVE
- a CDS encoding phosphoheptose isomerase codes for the protein MLERIKDSFTESIQTKIDAAEALPESIAKAAEMMVHCLLGGNKILACGNGGSAGDAQHFSAELLNRYEIERPPLPAIALSTDTSTITAIANDYSYNEIFSKQILALGQPGDILLAISTSGNSGNVIKAMEAALSRDMTIVALTGKDGGAMAGLLSVGDVEIRVPSNVTARIQEVHLLVIHCLCDNIDRTLFPQDEQQ
- a CDS encoding YraN family protein, with the translated sequence MTPGQQAETLAQRYLEQQGLTFVERNVRYPFGEIDLVMRHQKYWVFVEVKFRSANQFGGALQALSKAQIGRIRKAASHYLQIQRLDVPCRFDVIAMDEGQIHWLVDAF